One Thermoplasmata archaeon DNA segment encodes these proteins:
- a CDS encoding ATP-binding protein — MARTKSLAADEGFALDDFDDTSEIPIPDDPLKRVVGQDEAVALARIAANQRRHFLLVGPPGTGKSMIAQALSLHLPSVTEEIRVVHNPENPERPFVEVKQRDEVVQERSRLAGAEGDLIDPKEAPINVAERLGYKCVHCGTYSSPTDRMCPKCGRPKAAAQGNVGNPFGDLLGGIFEVTFAQMGGRDRVTTTRQQFGKEEVVVYERAGDMIRVLDQKALEKRREMEKESPRKVLVPIARRPFVLATGASETELLGDVRHDPYGGHPQLGTQPYDRVVAGAIHEAHQGVLFIDELPQLGHLQRFILTAMQEKRFPISGRNPQSAGASVKVDSVPCDFIFVGACNIQDLPHILSPLRSRITGAGYEVLVETTMPDTGSNRAKLAQFVAQEIMVDKRIPPASRDAVQVVVEEARRRAKSLDNKDKALSLRLRELGGLIRSAGDIAVTEEAKRIEADHVRRAVKVSRSIEDQIRERYGSYSAGVGTDLSSAQRESSPYHYWNEHKADDVQGYQ; from the coding sequence ATCGCACGGACGAAGTCGCTCGCGGCGGACGAGGGATTCGCCCTCGACGACTTCGACGACACGTCGGAGATCCCGATCCCGGACGATCCGCTGAAGCGGGTGGTGGGCCAGGACGAGGCGGTCGCCCTCGCGCGGATCGCGGCGAACCAACGACGTCACTTCCTGCTCGTCGGGCCGCCGGGCACGGGCAAGTCGATGATCGCCCAGGCGCTCTCCCTCCATCTGCCGTCCGTGACGGAGGAGATCCGCGTCGTCCACAATCCGGAGAACCCGGAGCGGCCCTTTGTCGAGGTGAAGCAGCGGGACGAGGTCGTGCAGGAGCGAAGCCGGCTCGCAGGCGCGGAAGGCGACCTGATCGACCCGAAAGAGGCGCCGATCAACGTCGCCGAGCGGCTCGGCTACAAGTGCGTCCATTGCGGGACGTACTCGTCGCCGACGGACCGGATGTGCCCGAAGTGCGGCCGACCGAAAGCCGCGGCTCAAGGCAACGTCGGCAATCCGTTCGGCGATCTGCTCGGCGGCATCTTCGAGGTCACGTTCGCGCAGATGGGCGGCCGGGATCGCGTCACGACGACGCGACAGCAGTTCGGCAAGGAGGAGGTCGTCGTCTACGAGCGGGCGGGCGACATGATCCGCGTGCTCGATCAGAAGGCGCTCGAGAAACGGCGGGAGATGGAGAAGGAGAGCCCGCGCAAGGTCCTCGTGCCGATCGCCCGACGTCCGTTCGTGCTCGCGACCGGGGCAAGCGAGACGGAGCTCCTCGGCGACGTCCGGCACGATCCGTACGGGGGACATCCGCAGCTTGGCACGCAACCGTACGACCGCGTCGTGGCGGGCGCGATCCACGAGGCCCACCAGGGCGTCCTGTTCATCGACGAGTTGCCGCAGCTCGGTCACCTGCAGCGGTTCATCCTGACCGCGATGCAGGAGAAGCGCTTCCCGATCTCCGGCCGCAATCCGCAGTCGGCGGGCGCGAGCGTGAAGGTCGACAGCGTGCCGTGCGACTTCATCTTCGTCGGAGCGTGCAATATCCAGGACCTCCCGCACATCCTCTCGCCCCTGCGGTCGCGGATTACGGGCGCGGGGTACGAGGTCCTCGTCGAGACGACGATGCCCGACACCGGATCGAACCGAGCGAAGCTCGCGCAGTTCGTCGCCCAGGAGATCATGGTCGACAAACGCATCCCGCCTGCGTCGCGCGACGCGGTGCAGGTCGTCGTCGAGGAAGCCCGCCGCCGCGCGAAGTCACTGGATAACAAGGACAAGGCCTTGAGCCTCCGGCTCCGGGAATTGGGCGGCCTCATCCGGTCCGCGGGGGACATCGCGGTGACCGAAGAGGCCAAACGGATCGAGGCGGACCACGTTCGGCGGGCGGTGAAGGTCTCGCGATCGATCGAAGACCAGATCCGCGAGCGATACGGGTCGTATTCGGCCGGCGTCGGGACGGACCTGTCGTCCGCGCAGCGGGAATCCTCTCCGTACCATTACTGGAACGAGCACAAGGCGGACGACGTGCAAGGCTATCAGTAG
- a CDS encoding tetratricopeptide repeat protein, with translation MANLEVSVARDRTTPVRVAVAVSMGGVIALAAVGIALWRTPLDRLALWVSLLVLAFVIVAWRSLWVELSATSLVFAVLALTSLFVWNLANRSVTNAAIFLAYDLLAVLVLSLLRDRTHIFVRRRPSAPKEGADVFLNRGMGFANQGQFAEARDAFSKSAAMAPENPEAWYQRGLAAFGLGDFVDAIDSFDRSIALDKDYPPVWRSRSLVMTKIGAPEEAIACLDHALELRPEDADSWAGRGDLLHGLGRYEEAVASFDRAIDLVDTDADSWSAKADSLRKLGRQDEALGCYDRAIELRPRSVDLWSQKGGLLRELGRYGDAVSAYDQATGLVPHDPDFWYEKGRALKGMQRYQEALAAYEQGLQLSPGDPTALSERASVLAHLGNPAPEGAPPTGKSPG, from the coding sequence ATGGCGAACTTGGAGGTCTCAGTCGCCCGGGACCGCACGACCCCGGTCCGCGTGGCCGTCGCCGTCAGCATGGGCGGCGTCATCGCTCTCGCGGCGGTGGGAATCGCCCTGTGGCGCACGCCGTTGGACCGCCTCGCCTTATGGGTCTCATTGCTCGTCCTCGCCTTCGTCATCGTGGCGTGGAGGTCCCTCTGGGTCGAGCTGTCCGCGACATCCCTCGTATTCGCGGTCCTCGCTCTGACGTCCCTGTTCGTCTGGAATCTCGCGAACCGTTCCGTGACGAACGCCGCGATCTTCCTCGCGTACGACCTGTTGGCGGTCCTGGTCCTGAGCCTCCTCCGCGACCGGACCCATATCTTCGTGCGCAGGCGTCCCTCGGCCCCGAAGGAAGGCGCGGACGTGTTCCTCAACCGGGGCATGGGCTTTGCCAATCAGGGGCAGTTCGCGGAGGCCCGCGACGCCTTCTCCAAGTCCGCGGCGATGGCGCCCGAAAACCCGGAGGCGTGGTACCAGAGGGGGCTCGCCGCGTTCGGCCTCGGGGACTTCGTGGACGCGATCGACAGCTTCGACCGATCGATCGCCTTGGACAAGGACTACCCTCCCGTGTGGCGCAGCCGGAGCCTCGTGATGACAAAGATTGGAGCGCCGGAGGAGGCAATCGCCTGCCTGGACCACGCCCTCGAACTGCGACCCGAAGACGCCGACTCCTGGGCGGGTCGGGGCGATCTCCTGCACGGGCTCGGGCGGTACGAGGAGGCGGTCGCCTCGTTCGATCGGGCGATTGACCTCGTCGACACGGACGCGGATTCGTGGTCCGCGAAGGCCGACTCGCTGCGGAAGCTCGGGCGTCAGGACGAGGCCCTCGGCTGCTACGATCGCGCGATTGAGCTGCGACCGAGATCCGTCGATCTGTGGTCCCAGAAGGGCGGCCTGCTGCGAGAGCTCGGCCGCTATGGCGACGCCGTCTCGGCCTACGACCAGGCAACCGGGCTCGTCCCCCACGATCCCGATTTCTGGTACGAGAAGGGGCGTGCCCTGAAGGGAATGCAGCGCTACCAGGAGGCCCTCGCCGCGTACGAGCAGGGCTTGCAGCTGAGCCCCGGAGATCCGACGGCCTTGAGCGAGAGAGCTTCCGTCCTGGCGCACCTGGGAAACCCAGCGCCGGAGGGCGCGCCGCCAACCGGGAAGTCGCCGGGATAG
- a CDS encoding ABC transporter ATP-binding protein: MSEPALGASVERAGAAARSETAPPVRSWRYVLRQSFEVMRPHRRLVLISVVLMVVSASLAQVNPLVFRYVTDTLTAQVTQQGALTDPAARDAAIRSAILLLAVLISVLVAKEAGMQALTIAVGRVGEKIRTVAATDMSNKVSQHLGTLDQAFFDAPENSPGAVVERIDRGIEGMSKFVKNLVVDILPLFLMSAFALILMFISNWLVGVVTLLIIPLFAYASIRQAKVNAGTRVAIMQQKEKRSGIFIGFLEAIMLIKAYRWEPLETRRIGAMNEGLEADEIRHHYVNRTYDGIKKFFENVGEVAILGITGYLVVTGQLSIGAIFLHLLLYRNVAAPVTHLHRIFDEQQEAVDFAGGYFGVLDEKPALAEPAAPKSLKAVSGHVSVQLVSFAYPSNPSSPVLRDVTLDLEPGGLYALVGLNGAGKTTLSKLLLRFYDPDAGRVLLDGVDLRDLTKSEIRQHVGIVLQEDHYVRGTIRDNLTQVREGATEADMWDALDEVGLGGFVANVGMDRPASALSKGQRQRLAIARAFLKDPRVLILDEPTAAIDPLAVREIDVSLRRVCEGRTTLLISHNMSLVLEAKRIFVLEDGRLVQSGTHRELFAQDGAYGRIMRAYIETLKIEKLEAPMRKESVALRIRPESPVPQFGDGELSDGRPGHR, from the coding sequence GTGTCCGAGCCTGCCCTGGGGGCCTCCGTGGAACGGGCCGGCGCGGCGGCCCGGAGCGAGACCGCACCGCCGGTGCGGTCCTGGCGCTATGTGCTTCGGCAGAGCTTCGAGGTCATGCGCCCCCATCGGAGGCTCGTCCTGATCTCGGTCGTGTTGATGGTCGTCTCCGCTTCCCTGGCACAAGTCAATCCGCTCGTCTTCCGGTACGTGACGGACACCCTTACCGCTCAGGTGACGCAGCAGGGCGCGCTGACCGATCCCGCGGCGAGAGATGCAGCAATCCGATCCGCAATCCTCCTGCTGGCCGTCTTGATTTCTGTCCTGGTCGCCAAGGAAGCGGGCATGCAGGCCCTGACGATCGCCGTCGGTCGCGTCGGTGAGAAAATCAGGACCGTGGCGGCGACGGACATGTCGAACAAGGTGAGCCAGCACCTCGGGACGCTCGACCAAGCCTTCTTCGATGCGCCGGAGAACTCGCCCGGGGCCGTCGTCGAGCGAATCGATCGCGGGATCGAAGGCATGTCGAAGTTCGTCAAGAACCTCGTCGTCGACATCCTGCCGCTCTTCTTGATGTCCGCATTCGCCTTGATCCTCATGTTCATCTCGAATTGGCTGGTCGGCGTCGTCACCTTGCTCATCATTCCGCTGTTCGCCTACGCCTCGATCCGCCAAGCGAAAGTCAACGCGGGAACGCGCGTCGCAATCATGCAGCAGAAGGAGAAGCGGTCCGGAATCTTCATCGGATTCCTCGAGGCGATCATGCTCATCAAAGCCTACCGATGGGAGCCGCTCGAGACGCGCCGGATCGGGGCCATGAACGAGGGTCTCGAGGCGGACGAGATTCGCCATCACTACGTGAACAGAACGTATGACGGAATCAAGAAGTTCTTCGAGAACGTCGGAGAGGTCGCCATCCTAGGGATCACGGGATATCTGGTGGTCACCGGGCAGCTTTCAATCGGCGCGATCTTCCTGCATCTCCTCCTGTATCGGAACGTCGCCGCTCCCGTGACGCATCTCCACCGGATTTTCGACGAGCAGCAGGAGGCCGTCGACTTCGCGGGCGGCTACTTCGGCGTGCTCGACGAGAAACCCGCGCTCGCCGAGCCCGCGGCCCCGAAGAGCCTCAAGGCCGTGAGCGGACACGTGTCGGTGCAACTCGTGTCGTTCGCCTATCCGTCGAATCCGAGTTCTCCCGTGCTGCGCGACGTGACGCTCGATCTGGAACCCGGAGGCCTGTACGCGCTCGTCGGGCTGAACGGCGCGGGCAAGACGACCCTTTCGAAACTGCTGCTCCGGTTCTACGATCCGGACGCCGGCCGGGTCCTCCTCGACGGCGTCGACCTACGGGACCTGACGAAATCGGAGATCCGGCAGCACGTGGGCATCGTGCTCCAGGAAGACCACTACGTTCGCGGCACGATCCGGGACAACCTGACTCAGGTCCGGGAGGGCGCGACGGAGGCGGACATGTGGGACGCCCTCGATGAGGTCGGCCTGGGCGGGTTCGTCGCGAACGTCGGCATGGACCGTCCCGCGAGTGCGCTCTCCAAGGGACAAAGGCAACGCCTCGCGATCGCCCGCGCGTTCCTCAAGGACCCCCGCGTCTTGATCCTCGACGAGCCGACCGCGGCGATCGATCCCCTCGCCGTCCGCGAAATCGACGTGTCCCTCCGAAGGGTCTGCGAGGGCCGGACGACGCTCCTGATTTCCCACAACATGTCGCTCGTCCTGGAAGCGAAACGGATCTTCGTCTTGGAAGACGGACGGCTCGTGCAGAGCGGCACCCATCGGGAGCTGTTCGCCCAGGACGGGGCCTACGGGAGGATCATGCGAGCCTACATCGAGACCTTGAAGATCGAGAAGCTCGAGGCACCCATGCGGAAGGAATCGGTCGCCCTGCGGATACGTCCGGAGAGCCCGGTCCCCCAATTTGGAGACGGCGAGCTCAGCGACGGCCGGCCGGGCCACAGGTGA